One Tunturibacter gelidoferens genomic region harbors:
- a CDS encoding cobalamin-independent methionine synthase II family protein — MIPTEPIGSIPRPPQLIEALTLHHADKITHDSLDSAYAEALRDTIDRLEQTGSPVLTDGEQTKPSFATYPLIGLSNLASDGVIIPFADGHQRQLPRLTAGPFRYGTHADSFLKAARTYTNRPIKQAVISASALSLLYPSAEIPGYSRESFLADLIDEAEADIRGALSAGAASVQIDFTEGRLSLKLDPSGNLLRSFIDLNNQVLQRFAANERRKIGVHVCPGGDHDSTHSADVDYAGLLPDLFKLNVGRFYLQMASEPDKKRILRLVGDLAGPQHLVFIGVIDPINPAIETAAQVRDRILEAASFLPIEQLGTTDDCGFAPFADDTSTARDTAFQKIRARVEGTELASRQLGH; from the coding sequence ATGATTCCGACCGAACCAATTGGCAGCATCCCGCGTCCTCCTCAACTGATCGAAGCGCTAACGTTGCATCATGCCGACAAAATCACCCATGACTCTCTGGACAGCGCCTATGCTGAGGCACTTCGAGACACCATCGATCGTCTCGAGCAGACCGGGTCGCCGGTCCTGACCGATGGCGAACAAACCAAGCCCAGCTTCGCCACTTACCCTCTCATCGGTCTCTCAAATCTCGCGTCCGATGGAGTCATCATCCCGTTCGCCGATGGCCACCAACGCCAGCTGCCTCGACTCACCGCTGGCCCCTTTCGCTACGGCACTCATGCCGACAGTTTTCTCAAGGCCGCGCGCACCTACACCAATCGCCCAATCAAGCAGGCTGTTATCTCCGCCTCTGCGCTCAGCCTCCTCTATCCGTCAGCAGAGATTCCCGGCTACTCTCGTGAGTCATTCCTCGCGGACCTAATCGACGAGGCCGAAGCTGATATTCGCGGGGCTCTCTCCGCAGGTGCAGCATCCGTACAGATCGACTTCACCGAGGGCCGGCTCTCCCTCAAGCTCGATCCCTCGGGAAATCTTCTGCGCAGCTTCATCGACCTCAACAATCAGGTCCTGCAACGCTTCGCCGCGAACGAACGCCGCAAAATTGGCGTCCATGTCTGTCCCGGCGGAGACCACGATTCGACCCACAGCGCGGACGTTGACTACGCCGGACTGCTACCCGACCTATTCAAGCTCAACGTCGGCCGTTTCTATCTTCAGATGGCCAGCGAACCGGACAAAAAGCGCATCCTGCGGCTCGTAGGCGACTTGGCAGGGCCTCAGCATCTTGTCTTCATAGGCGTCATCGACCCAATCAATCCAGCCATCGAAACTGCAGCCCAGGTCCGCGACCGCATCCTCGAAGCAGCATCCTTCCTACCCATCGAGCAACTTGGAACCACCGACGACTGTGGCTTTGCACCATTCGCTGACGACACCTCGACCGCCCGAGACACTGCATTTCAAAAAATCCGAGCCAGAGTAGAAGGAACAGAGCTAGCCAGCAGGCAGTTGGGCCACTAG
- a CDS encoding HAD-IIIC family phosphatase, whose product MTKRKGLRRKLAERENLQPIRIAVLSGSTTNEVVDLLELKLLDAGFAPTFHQSEYGRFYVDAVHDADALIQFEPHLVYVHTSVRNIQRFPPVGCSEIEFEEHVKTEINFFQEMWTSLEEKIGCLVIQNNFEFPSYAILGNLDATIAGGHTRFVSALNLEFARRAASNSKLLVQDICSISARIGLDQWFDFERWFSYKINTSLEGSHAIATSLTAIIRAIYGKARKVLVLDLDNTLWGGVIGDDGVEKIQIGRETPVAEAYSAFQQYCLSLRNRGVLLAVCSKNNEEIAKQGFEHPDSILKLEHISCFKANWDPKHENIALIATELNLGADSFVFVDDNPAEREIVRAQIDGIAVPEVGSEVAQFARIIEAGRYFEPISLSQEDYERAALYDQNSKRTVFEGKFADYGEYLDSLSMTAEIGRFQPIYLERIAQLTNKTNQFNLTTRRYTFGEIESILTDPDAIGIYGRLTDRFGDNGLISVVLGRRKNDILDIDLWLMSCRVLKRDMEVAMLDTLIEYARGMGVAILHGHYLPTKKNAMVQDHYTKLGFETVSQNPDGSAIYSLETKGFTPRNTHIKIMEPANE is encoded by the coding sequence TTGACCAAACGCAAAGGTCTGCGACGCAAGCTCGCGGAGCGGGAAAACCTTCAACCCATTCGCATTGCGGTGCTCAGTGGCAGCACCACCAACGAAGTCGTCGATCTCCTGGAACTCAAGCTGCTTGATGCCGGCTTTGCACCAACCTTCCATCAGTCTGAGTACGGCCGCTTCTACGTCGACGCAGTTCATGACGCGGATGCCCTAATTCAATTCGAACCCCATCTCGTCTACGTTCACACCTCCGTAAGAAATATTCAGCGGTTCCCTCCCGTAGGATGTTCGGAAATCGAGTTCGAGGAGCACGTAAAAACTGAGATCAATTTCTTCCAGGAGATGTGGACATCCTTGGAAGAGAAGATCGGCTGCCTCGTGATCCAGAACAACTTCGAGTTCCCGTCCTATGCCATTCTTGGCAATCTCGACGCAACCATAGCTGGCGGCCATACTCGATTTGTCTCTGCGCTCAACCTGGAGTTTGCACGGAGAGCGGCATCCAACTCCAAACTTCTCGTCCAGGACATCTGCAGCATCTCAGCGCGTATTGGCCTTGACCAATGGTTCGACTTCGAACGCTGGTTCAGCTACAAGATCAACACGTCACTCGAAGGCAGTCATGCCATAGCCACCTCGCTGACTGCTATCATTCGCGCGATTTACGGCAAAGCTCGTAAAGTTCTTGTGTTGGATCTCGACAACACACTTTGGGGTGGAGTTATCGGCGACGATGGCGTCGAGAAGATTCAGATCGGTCGGGAAACACCCGTAGCTGAGGCTTATTCCGCCTTTCAGCAGTACTGTCTGTCACTACGCAATCGCGGCGTACTTCTTGCTGTCTGCTCGAAGAACAACGAGGAGATCGCCAAACAGGGCTTCGAACATCCGGATTCGATACTCAAGCTCGAACATATCTCATGCTTCAAAGCCAATTGGGACCCCAAACACGAAAACATTGCTTTGATCGCGACAGAACTTAATCTCGGCGCCGACAGCTTTGTCTTCGTGGATGACAATCCCGCCGAACGCGAAATCGTTAGAGCTCAGATCGACGGTATCGCTGTTCCCGAAGTTGGAAGCGAGGTAGCTCAGTTCGCCAGGATCATCGAGGCTGGCCGCTATTTCGAGCCGATCTCACTCTCCCAGGAAGATTACGAGCGCGCCGCTCTCTACGACCAAAACAGCAAGCGTACCGTCTTCGAAGGTAAGTTTGCCGACTACGGAGAGTATTTGGATTCGCTTTCGATGACCGCAGAAATTGGTCGCTTCCAGCCAATCTATCTCGAACGCATCGCCCAACTCACCAACAAAACAAACCAGTTCAATCTCACAACCCGTCGCTACACCTTTGGCGAGATTGAGTCTATCCTCACCGATCCCGATGCAATAGGAATCTACGGCAGACTAACTGATCGATTCGGAGACAATGGACTCATCTCCGTCGTGCTTGGCCGCCGCAAGAATGACATTCTAGACATCGATCTCTGGCTCATGAGCTGTCGCGTCCTCAAGCGCGACATGGAAGTTGCGATGTTGGACACGCTGATTGAGTATGCTCGCGGAATGGGTGTCGCCATCCTGCATGGCCACTATCTCCCCACCAAAAAAAACGCCATGGTCCAGGATCACTACACGAAACTTGGATTTGAAACCGTGTCACAAAACCCAGATGGCTCCGCGATATACTCGCTGGAGACCAAAGGCTTCACGCCCCGCAACACCCACATAAAAATCATGGAGCCTGCTAATGAGTAG
- a CDS encoding VOC family protein: MVKTIDPIVKTYVDRYGYEVSTPVIHDPLQTAFVQFLKLTGDQTFLEFVAPDGPESNLVSASKRGGLNHLCFTADNLEQTIVQLEESGMRLISEPKPGRAFGGRRICWLVGEDPLPIELVEKLSENDLCVPLAPVDHEVNSFES; encoded by the coding sequence GTGGTCAAAACGATAGATCCAATCGTAAAGACCTACGTTGATCGTTACGGATATGAAGTGTCGACCCCAGTCATCCACGACCCCCTTCAAACTGCTTTTGTCCAATTTTTGAAGCTCACAGGCGACCAGACATTTCTCGAGTTCGTAGCTCCGGATGGTCCGGAAAGCAACCTTGTCAGCGCCTCGAAGCGCGGCGGTCTGAATCATCTCTGCTTCACTGCCGACAATCTCGAACAGACTATCGTGCAGCTGGAAGAAAGCGGTATGCGCCTCATCTCTGAGCCTAAACCCGGCAGAGCATTTGGAGGGCGCCGGATCTGCTGGCTGGTCGGCGAAGATCCCCTGCCGATTGAACTGGTGGAAAAACTCTCTGAGAATGACTTATGCGTCCCGCTAGCGCCCGTAGATCACGAAGTCAACTCCTTTGAGTCATAA
- a CDS encoding DUF4142 domain-containing protein produces the protein MKKSTQWMCCAMLGIAATLLPAKAKAVTDDDKKFLATAAQSDQNEIALSQLAEQKATNPAVKAFADKMVKEHTQMTESMKPFADSWGLAAPTGPDPDHQKELDKLNGLSGNDFDKEYMDQMVTDHSKALSAFTTEAKDTKDVKFRTAVIKGKTAVAAHKNMAYDLKKKL, from the coding sequence ATGAAAAAATCTACGCAATGGATGTGCTGCGCGATGCTCGGCATCGCCGCCACACTCCTACCAGCCAAAGCAAAAGCAGTGACGGACGACGACAAGAAGTTTCTCGCGACGGCAGCGCAATCCGACCAGAACGAGATAGCCCTCAGCCAGTTGGCAGAACAGAAAGCCACCAATCCCGCAGTGAAGGCGTTTGCCGACAAGATGGTCAAAGAACACACGCAGATGACCGAAAGCATGAAGCCCTTCGCAGACTCCTGGGGCCTCGCAGCTCCAACCGGCCCCGACCCCGACCACCAGAAAGAACTGGATAAACTCAACGGTCTCTCCGGCAATGACTTCGACAAGGAGTACATGGACCAGATGGTGACGGATCACTCGAAAGCCCTGAGTGCCTTCACCACCGAAGCCAAGGACACCAAAGATGTAAAGTTCAGAACCGCAGTCATCAAAGGCAAGACCGCCGTCGCAGCCCATAAGAACATGGCCTACGACCTCAAAAAGAAGCTGTAA
- a CDS encoding acyl carrier protein — translation MSSDDRLPEIQEIFRDILDEPDLVLNRHSNAENVPDWDSLAHVNLITAIEKRYKVKFALGQLQQLHHVGDLLDLLDQKLAAK, via the coding sequence ATGAGTAGTGACGATCGTCTTCCTGAAATTCAAGAAATCTTTCGCGACATTCTGGACGAACCGGACCTTGTCCTCAATCGTCATTCGAACGCCGAAAATGTTCCTGATTGGGACTCCCTTGCGCACGTCAATCTGATCACTGCCATCGAAAAGCGATACAAAGTAAAGTTTGCACTCGGCCAGTTGCAGCAGCTCCATCACGTAGGAGATCTGCTCGATCTGCTCGACCAGAAGTTGGCCGCCAAGTAG
- a CDS encoding YciI family protein, which produces MKYVCLGYYDKDKFDGMAEGERNAMFDKCFEYDDHLRANGHWAGGEALQSQETALTLYWKNGKVATTDGPYAETKEQLGGILVLEARDINHAVQLMAQHPAMTYGNIFEIRPAGDMNEIVRASEQRRRKDTSR; this is translated from the coding sequence ATGAAATACGTCTGTCTGGGGTACTACGATAAAGACAAATTTGATGGCATGGCTGAGGGCGAGCGAAACGCCATGTTCGACAAATGCTTTGAATACGACGACCATCTTCGCGCCAACGGGCACTGGGCTGGTGGAGAAGCGCTTCAGTCTCAGGAAACTGCCCTGACCCTGTATTGGAAAAACGGCAAAGTGGCAACTACCGACGGTCCCTATGCGGAGACCAAGGAACAACTCGGTGGCATTCTCGTCCTTGAAGCGCGGGACATAAATCATGCTGTACAGCTCATGGCGCAGCACCCGGCGATGACGTATGGCAACATTTTCGAGATTCGGCCAGCAGGGGACATGAACGAAATCGTGAGGGCAAGTGAGCAACGACGGCGAAAGGATACCTCGCGATGA
- a CDS encoding beta-glucosidase, with protein sequence MRSKLCHPFKSSLLTVLALSAAFAISSIPVPAQAPHSLDAAEQQKVDRLVKQMTLQQKLDYIGGTGFGVRAVPSLGIPALDMSDGPYGTRSNSGFPSTTYGAGINMAASWDPALAARVGAGIGRDARARGVHFMLGPGVNIYRSPRNGRNFEYFGEDPFLSGQIAVGYIIGMQEQGVSATVKHYLGNNSEFLRHDSDSEIDERTLREIYLPAFEAAVKQGHVSSVMDSYNLINGQHATQNGYFNIDILRNEWGFKGVLMSDWDATYDAIGAANGGLDIEEPGGKFMNNGSLGPAIQGGKVPEAKIDEKVRHILETAASYGWLNRDQHDTSISFVDAKNREVALDSAREGTVLLKNVGNLLPLDKSAVKTILVVGPDAYPGVPVGGGSAGVVPFHMVSALEGISNEVGAATTVLYDRGVPTLSHLASATEFTTDAKNGKAGMTLETFKNLDLSGAPASKTVTRHAVLEGLTIKDVIANVDAVIEMLFNSPPAEVSHRLTGFYNAATSTKYIFALEDSGEGSGNRVYVDDKLVIDNWKIVRAFQPHLTLELAAGPHKIVVEEWQKTPIGGHVVLGIVPEDKVVNSQAVQLAAKADVVLVEAGFEEESEGEGGDRTFSLPYGQTELIREMVAANPKVVVAITSGGNVDSTQWIDRVPAVLETWYAGQQAGQALAEILFGDVNPSGHLPATFERKAEDNPTFASYYPEGDSKRVDYKEGIFVGYRGYEKNKVKPLFPFGYGLSYTTFKFANLKVDQNDSGGEVKGVASFDVTNTGSRKGAEVAQLYVTEDHPKVPRPEHELKGFQRVELSSGETKHVEIPLEARSFSYYDVAAKRWAIGSNRFTISVGDSVESLPLKTGVTLKSSGN encoded by the coding sequence ATGCGTTCAAAGCTTTGCCACCCCTTCAAATCTTCGCTCCTAACGGTGCTGGCCCTGAGTGCGGCTTTTGCGATCTCGTCCATCCCAGTCCCCGCCCAAGCCCCGCATTCACTAGACGCTGCCGAACAACAGAAGGTGGATAGGTTGGTGAAGCAGATGACGCTTCAGCAAAAGCTGGACTACATCGGAGGAACAGGCTTTGGTGTGCGGGCCGTTCCGTCGCTTGGGATTCCTGCTCTCGATATGTCGGATGGTCCATACGGAACGAGGTCAAACTCAGGGTTTCCCTCGACGACCTACGGAGCCGGGATTAACATGGCGGCTTCGTGGGATCCTGCACTGGCGGCACGGGTGGGCGCGGGAATAGGTCGCGACGCCCGGGCACGGGGAGTCCACTTCATGCTTGGGCCTGGGGTTAATATCTACCGGTCGCCACGAAACGGACGTAACTTCGAGTACTTCGGCGAGGATCCGTTCCTTTCGGGGCAGATTGCAGTTGGCTACATTATCGGAATGCAGGAGCAGGGCGTCAGTGCCACGGTCAAGCATTATCTGGGCAACAATAGTGAGTTTCTGCGGCACGACTCAGACTCCGAGATCGACGAGCGAACACTGCGCGAGATCTATCTGCCTGCCTTCGAGGCAGCGGTAAAGCAGGGGCATGTGAGCTCGGTGATGGACTCTTACAATCTGATCAACGGACAACATGCGACCCAGAACGGTTACTTCAATATCGACATCCTGCGCAACGAGTGGGGCTTCAAGGGTGTGCTGATGTCGGACTGGGATGCGACCTACGATGCGATCGGCGCGGCGAACGGTGGGCTCGATATTGAGGAGCCGGGCGGGAAGTTCATGAACAACGGGAGCCTTGGGCCGGCTATTCAGGGCGGCAAGGTGCCCGAGGCGAAGATCGACGAGAAGGTGCGTCATATTCTAGAGACGGCTGCTTCTTATGGCTGGCTGAATCGTGATCAGCACGATACGTCGATTTCTTTCGTCGATGCGAAGAACAGGGAAGTTGCCCTCGATTCAGCTCGCGAGGGGACGGTGTTGCTGAAGAACGTGGGTAACTTGTTGCCGCTCGATAAGTCGGCGGTTAAGACGATTCTGGTAGTCGGACCAGACGCCTATCCGGGCGTTCCGGTGGGCGGAGGAAGCGCCGGCGTAGTTCCGTTCCATATGGTGAGCGCGCTTGAGGGCATCTCCAACGAGGTGGGCGCAGCGACGACCGTGCTGTATGACAGGGGCGTTCCGACATTGTCGCATCTGGCGTCGGCGACGGAGTTTACTACGGATGCCAAGAACGGTAAAGCCGGGATGACGCTTGAGACCTTCAAGAATCTTGACCTTTCCGGAGCTCCGGCTTCAAAGACAGTCACGCGCCATGCGGTCCTCGAAGGACTCACCATCAAGGATGTCATCGCAAATGTGGATGCGGTGATAGAAATGCTGTTCAACTCGCCCCCAGCTGAAGTTTCTCACCGACTCACCGGCTTTTATAACGCCGCGACATCCACCAAATACATCTTCGCATTGGAGGACTCCGGGGAGGGCTCAGGCAATCGGGTGTATGTCGACGACAAGCTCGTGATCGACAACTGGAAGATTGTGCGTGCGTTTCAGCCGCACCTGACGCTCGAGCTTGCGGCGGGGCCTCACAAGATAGTCGTCGAAGAGTGGCAAAAGACTCCCATCGGAGGCCACGTGGTGCTGGGAATCGTACCTGAAGACAAGGTGGTCAATTCACAGGCTGTGCAGCTTGCCGCGAAAGCCGATGTTGTACTGGTGGAAGCTGGCTTTGAGGAAGAGAGCGAAGGCGAGGGTGGCGACAGAACGTTCTCGTTGCCGTATGGGCAGACTGAACTGATCCGCGAGATGGTTGCAGCGAATCCGAAGGTTGTCGTCGCGATTACATCGGGTGGGAACGTGGATTCGACGCAGTGGATCGATCGCGTGCCCGCAGTATTGGAGACATGGTACGCGGGGCAGCAGGCTGGACAGGCATTGGCGGAGATTTTGTTCGGCGATGTTAACCCGTCGGGACATCTGCCCGCCACCTTCGAGCGCAAAGCGGAGGACAATCCAACCTTCGCTAGTTACTATCCTGAGGGCGACTCAAAGCGGGTCGACTACAAAGAAGGCATCTTTGTTGGATACCGTGGGTACGAGAAGAATAAGGTCAAGCCGCTGTTTCCGTTTGGATACGGTCTCTCCTACACTACCTTCAAGTTTGCGAATCTGAAGGTCGATCAGAACGACAGTGGCGGCGAGGTGAAAGGCGTTGCCAGCTTCGATGTGACGAACACGGGTAGTCGCAAAGGTGCTGAAGTTGCGCAGCTCTATGTAACAGAGGACCACCCGAAGGTGCCGCGCCCGGAGCATGAGTTGAAGGGGTTTCAACGGGTAGAGCTGTCGTCGGGCGAGACGAAACATGTAGAGATTCCGTTGGAGGCAAGATCGTTTTCCTACTATGACGTCGCGGCCAAGCGATGGGCGATCGGCTCTAATCGATTCACGATCTCCGTTGGCGATTCGGTTGAATCGCTGCCGTTGAAGACAGGGGTTACCTTGAAGTCCAGCGGGAATTGA
- a CDS encoding MBOAT family O-acyltransferase — protein MLFSSAIFIFLFLPASLIGYQIVSRFSRSATLAWLTITSFFFYGYWNSSYLVLLTASIVMNYLFARMLGEGKPEASQSRWLVIAILANLGLLGYYKYLFPFLNFFHDHGVTNHAFANVVLPLGISFFTFTQIAYLIDLRQQIAKRQGLLPYSVFVTFFPHLIAGPIIHPRELMPQLDEERIRGLDAGDLALGVSWFVMGLAKKVLIADRIAPLSDVVFHNLGSAGIVTAWLGALAYSMQLYFDFSGYSDMALGLARMFSIEFPFNFNSPYKSQGIIEFWQRWHMTLSRYLNEYLYTPILRWTNGRRISAGKKVSRKASATLEGFTSMVAFPVIMTMFLAGIWHGAGMQFVMFGVLQGLYLTVNHAWRIFTPQGHRFHRKVPAPFMIALTFLAFLISLVFFRSANVHEAVYLLQTMCGIHGRGPAFDAFPYMKYIPPTSRFLSHLSTAALSLLICFFIIWALPNTQEILGQLPKDEVLKPSILPNLRWRPTATWSLGLTLLLCCAILLLDASTSFLYFQF, from the coding sequence TTGCTCTTCTCCTCTGCTATCTTCATCTTTCTCTTCCTTCCCGCGAGTCTTATCGGGTATCAGATCGTAAGCCGTTTCAGCCGGTCTGCCACTCTCGCCTGGCTAACGATCACCTCCTTTTTTTTCTACGGGTATTGGAATTCGTCCTACCTCGTCCTTTTGACCGCCTCCATCGTGATGAATTATCTCTTCGCCAGGATGTTGGGCGAGGGAAAACCAGAAGCGAGCCAGAGCCGTTGGCTTGTCATCGCGATTCTCGCCAACCTCGGGCTTTTGGGTTACTACAAATACCTTTTTCCCTTCCTTAACTTTTTTCATGATCATGGTGTTACCAACCACGCCTTCGCAAACGTAGTGCTGCCGCTGGGAATCTCATTCTTCACATTTACACAAATCGCATACTTGATCGACCTTCGCCAGCAGATCGCGAAACGTCAGGGACTGCTGCCCTATTCCGTATTCGTTACTTTCTTCCCACATCTGATCGCCGGCCCTATCATTCATCCCCGCGAATTGATGCCCCAGCTGGACGAGGAGCGCATTCGCGGTTTGGACGCCGGCGATCTCGCCCTTGGCGTTTCCTGGTTCGTCATGGGGCTTGCAAAAAAAGTACTCATCGCCGACCGTATAGCTCCACTCTCGGACGTTGTCTTTCATAACCTAGGAAGTGCGGGAATTGTCACAGCGTGGCTCGGCGCTCTCGCCTATTCCATGCAACTTTACTTCGATTTTTCCGGCTACTCCGACATGGCTCTCGGCTTGGCTCGCATGTTCTCCATCGAGTTTCCATTCAACTTCAATTCGCCTTACAAGTCACAGGGCATCATTGAGTTTTGGCAGCGATGGCACATGACACTTTCGCGCTATCTCAACGAATATCTCTACACCCCAATCCTGCGATGGACCAATGGCCGCCGAATCAGTGCCGGCAAGAAGGTCTCACGCAAGGCCAGTGCCACACTGGAAGGCTTCACCAGCATGGTTGCCTTCCCCGTCATCATGACCATGTTTCTCGCCGGCATCTGGCACGGCGCAGGCATGCAATTTGTGATGTTCGGCGTTCTTCAGGGTTTATACCTTACGGTCAATCACGCCTGGCGCATCTTCACCCCTCAGGGACATCGGTTCCATCGCAAGGTGCCTGCACCCTTCATGATTGCGCTTACCTTCCTTGCCTTTCTCATCAGTCTTGTCTTCTTCAGATCTGCAAATGTGCATGAGGCCGTTTACCTATTGCAGACCATGTGCGGTATTCACGGTAGGGGGCCGGCTTTTGACGCATTTCCCTACATGAAATACATTCCTCCAACCTCCAGATTTTTGAGTCACCTCTCAACCGCTGCACTCTCTCTCTTGATCTGTTTTTTCATCATATGGGCGCTCCCCAACACCCAGGAGATTTTGGGTCAATTACCCAAAGACGAAGTTCTCAAGCCAAGCATCTTGCCGAATCTTCGATGGAGGCCAACAGCCACGTGGAGTCTTGGCCTGACACTCTTGTTATGCTGTGCGATCCTCTTGCTCGATGCGAGTACCAGCTTTCTATACTTTCAGTTTTAG